Proteins encoded together in one Olsenella timonensis window:
- the bilS gene encoding flavodoxin family protein BilS, which yields MSYAIICCSKTGNTRKLADRAREVLGEHDECSPAEAQLVLLGSWTDKGGLDPSLAERLPQLAGKRVFLFGTCGFGGSAEYYERVLERFASGLPADAEVVGRFMCQGQMPPAVRERYVRMAEQDPKRFAPMIENFDRALGHPDAADLDAFEAALRDSVML from the coding sequence ATGTCATACGCGATCATCTGCTGCTCGAAGACGGGCAACACCAGAAAGCTCGCCGACCGCGCGCGCGAGGTGCTGGGCGAGCATGACGAGTGCTCACCGGCCGAGGCGCAGCTCGTCCTTCTCGGGTCCTGGACCGACAAGGGCGGTCTCGACCCGTCGCTGGCGGAGAGGCTCCCCCAGCTTGCCGGCAAGCGCGTCTTCCTCTTCGGCACATGCGGCTTTGGCGGGAGCGCTGAGTACTACGAGCGCGTGCTCGAGCGCTTTGCCTCAGGGCTTCCAGCGGATGCCGAGGTCGTCGGACGCTTCATGTGCCAGGGCCAGATGCCGCCCGCCGTGCGCGAGCGCTATGTCAGGATGGCCGAACAGGACCCAAAGAGGTTCGCGCCCATGATCGAGAACTTCGACCGCGCGCTGGGCCACCCCGACGCTGCCGACCTCGACGCCTTCGAGGCGGCCCTGCGCGACTCGGTCATGCTCTGA
- a CDS encoding glycerol-3-phosphate acyltransferase, giving the protein MSGFYALTALLTLGAYLVCGVPFGLIVARAMGHVDVRTTGSGNIGTTNVARSVGKGAAALTLLLDLGKGLVWMLLSRLVLALVFFGGDAAALDHTTFFGTALTVVFLGCICGHVFSPYLHFHGGKGIAVGFGAALGLYWPIGLGLLAVFLVLVIPTRLVSLGSVAAAASLPVWCVALGFPLASVLPVVVAAVIVVWSHRENVRRLVHGEERRFSFHKSEKESR; this is encoded by the coding sequence ATGAGCGGGTTCTACGCGCTGACCGCGCTCCTCACCCTGGGCGCGTACCTCGTCTGCGGCGTCCCCTTCGGCCTCATCGTCGCACGCGCGATGGGGCACGTGGACGTGCGCACCACCGGTTCGGGCAACATCGGCACCACCAACGTCGCCCGCTCCGTCGGCAAGGGGGCCGCCGCGCTCACGCTGCTGCTCGACCTCGGCAAGGGCCTCGTGTGGATGCTCCTGTCGCGACTCGTGCTCGCCCTCGTGTTCTTCGGCGGCGACGCCGCCGCGCTCGACCACACCACGTTCTTCGGGACCGCCCTCACGGTCGTCTTCCTCGGCTGCATCTGCGGGCATGTGTTCTCACCCTACCTGCACTTCCACGGTGGCAAGGGCATCGCCGTGGGCTTTGGTGCCGCGCTCGGACTCTACTGGCCAATTGGCCTCGGGCTGCTCGCGGTCTTCCTCGTGCTCGTCATCCCCACGCGGCTCGTCTCGCTCGGCTCCGTCGCCGCCGCGGCATCGCTGCCCGTGTGGTGCGTGGCCCTCGGCTTCCCCCTGGCGTCCGTCCTGCCGGTCGTCGTCGCGGCCGTGATTGTCGTCTGGTCCCATCGGGAGAACGTGCGACGCCTCGTGCACGGCGAGGAGCGCCGCTTCTCGTTCCACAAGTCTGAGAAGGAGAGCCGCTGA
- the der gene encoding ribosome biogenesis GTPase Der, with amino-acid sequence MPKPVVAVVGRPNVGKSTLVNRIAVSRDAIVHESRGVTRDRSYHDADWNGRDFALIDTGGIESAKSKDVFAPRIREQALLACEEADVIVFVVDGSTGVTDEDEEVARVLRRQDKPVFLVVNKKDNPATEQDGLWDFYALGVGEPRPLSAAHGHGTGDLLDEIVAALPEPTDDEPEADLLSLAIVGRPNVGKSSLANRLANRKRSIVSDVAGTTRDAIDTLIEWKGQPIRLVDTAGMRKKSQVHEDVEYYSLVRGLQAIDRADVCLLVVDATVGVTEQDQKVAGMAIDRGCGLVLVLNKWDLVETDQQRDDIVASIDKRLAFASWIPTVNVSALTGRATDKVLELAVRAAQAHASQIRTSELNALLAEIREGGHTRSERGRRLKINYATQTGSRPPVYTFWCNAPDLVDDNFERFLENRLRARIDLTGTPVRLKFRRKSEGGER; translated from the coding sequence ATGCCCAAACCCGTAGTCGCCGTGGTCGGCCGGCCGAACGTCGGCAAGTCCACGCTGGTGAACCGCATCGCGGTGAGCCGTGACGCCATCGTGCACGAGTCGCGCGGCGTCACGCGGGACCGCTCCTATCACGACGCCGACTGGAACGGCCGCGACTTCGCGCTGATCGACACGGGCGGCATCGAGTCCGCGAAGTCGAAGGACGTCTTCGCCCCGCGCATTCGTGAGCAGGCGCTTCTCGCCTGCGAGGAGGCCGACGTCATCGTCTTCGTGGTGGACGGCTCGACCGGCGTGACCGACGAGGACGAGGAGGTCGCCCGCGTCCTGCGCCGGCAGGACAAGCCCGTCTTCCTCGTCGTGAACAAGAAGGACAACCCCGCCACCGAGCAGGACGGCCTTTGGGACTTCTACGCCCTCGGCGTCGGCGAGCCGCGCCCGCTCTCCGCGGCCCATGGCCATGGCACCGGCGATCTCCTCGACGAGATCGTCGCCGCCCTGCCCGAGCCCACAGACGACGAGCCCGAGGCGGACCTGCTCTCGCTCGCCATCGTCGGGCGCCCCAACGTCGGGAAGTCGAGCCTCGCAAACCGTCTTGCCAACAGGAAGCGATCGATCGTGTCGGACGTGGCCGGCACGACCCGGGACGCCATCGACACCCTCATCGAGTGGAAGGGCCAGCCCATCCGTCTCGTCGACACCGCCGGGATGCGCAAGAAGTCGCAGGTCCACGAGGACGTCGAGTACTACAGCCTCGTTCGCGGACTCCAGGCGATCGACCGCGCCGACGTCTGCCTGCTCGTTGTGGACGCCACCGTCGGCGTGACCGAGCAGGACCAGAAGGTGGCCGGCATGGCGATCGACCGCGGGTGCGGACTCGTCCTCGTCCTCAACAAGTGGGACCTCGTCGAGACCGACCAGCAGCGAGACGACATCGTCGCCTCCATCGACAAGCGCCTCGCGTTCGCGTCGTGGATCCCGACGGTGAACGTCTCGGCGCTTACGGGCCGCGCCACCGACAAGGTCCTCGAGCTGGCCGTCCGCGCCGCGCAGGCACACGCCTCGCAGATCAGGACCTCCGAGCTCAACGCCCTTCTCGCTGAGATTCGCGAGGGCGGTCACACGAGGAGCGAGCGGGGCCGTCGCCTCAAGATCAACTACGCCACCCAGACCGGCTCCAGGCCGCCGGTCTACACCTTCTGGTGCAACGCGCCCGACCTCGTCGACGACAACTTCGAGCGCTTCCTGGAGAATCGGCTTCGCGCACGCATCGACCTGACGGGGACGCCGGTTCGCCTCAAGTTCCGCCGCAAGAGCGAGGGAGGCGAGCGATGA
- the rpe gene encoding ribulose-phosphate 3-epimerase: MNAPVLIAPSVLAADYGHIAEELADASSADLVHLDVMDGHFVPNISFGVDFLRAVKESTSLPVDVHLMITNPDEKVESYLDAGADTLTFHYEAATHAHRIVSTIRDHGAKASMALNPATPVSVLEPIIDDLDMVLVMTVDPGYGGQRFIESSLKKLRRLRRLCDEHGVNPRIEVDGGIVMDNVADVVASGANVIVAGSSVFRTADRAVAISELRRHAERGLSKTA; the protein is encoded by the coding sequence ATGAACGCGCCCGTCCTCATTGCCCCCTCCGTCCTCGCCGCCGACTACGGCCACATCGCCGAGGAACTCGCCGACGCGTCGTCCGCCGACCTCGTCCACCTCGACGTGATGGACGGCCACTTCGTGCCCAACATCTCGTTCGGCGTGGACTTCCTGCGCGCCGTGAAGGAGTCCACGTCGCTGCCCGTCGACGTCCACCTGATGATCACCAACCCCGACGAGAAGGTCGAGAGCTACCTCGACGCCGGCGCTGACACGCTCACCTTCCACTACGAGGCGGCGACGCATGCCCATCGCATCGTTTCGACTATCCGCGACCACGGCGCCAAGGCCTCGATGGCGCTCAATCCCGCGACCCCCGTCTCAGTGCTCGAGCCGATCATCGACGACCTCGACATGGTCCTCGTCATGACGGTCGACCCCGGCTACGGCGGGCAGCGCTTCATAGAGTCGTCCCTCAAGAAGCTCCGCCGCCTCCGCCGCCTCTGTGACGAGCATGGCGTCAATCCCCGCATCGAGGTCGACGGCGGCATCGTCATGGACAACGTGGCCGACGTCGTCGCCTCGGGCGCCAACGTGATCGTCGCCGGCTCGTCGGTCTTCCGCACCGCTGACCGTGCCGTCGCCATCAGCGAGCTGCGCCGCCATGCCGAGCGCGGGCTCTCAAAGACGGCATAG
- a CDS encoding ABC-F family ATP-binding cassette domain-containing protein codes for MGILIGLERVGHEWPGKRVLEEQTIGINEGERIGIVGRNGDGKSTLLEIVGQALEPDSGTVTWRRGIAVGYLGQADELDDRDPVRRAIFGDVPEYTWASDARIRAILDELVGDLDLDGLVGELSGGQRRRADLCRVLCHTWDVILMDEPTNHLDLAAIEWLADHLKRRWPAGEGALLVVTHDRWFLDEVCEQMWEVHDRRIDPFEGGYSAYIQQRVERERQAAVIEERRQNTLRKELNWLAHGAKARTSKPKFRVEAARALIADDPPLRNPLELRRLAVSRLGKQVIEMKDVSFAYANGPRVIDDVSWIVGPGDRYGILGANGAGKSTLLALMTGALAPTSGTVKVGASVRFGFMSQHLDALGERDDWRVLEVLGRYKRSYLVGGKPQSPTQLIERLGFEQRELQSFIRDLSGGQRRRLALLCVILEEPNVLVLDEPGNDLDTDMLAVMEDLLDSWPGTLLVVSHDRYLMERVTDDQFALLDGRVRHVPGGVDEYLRLLAERSREPQAADAAQKDGPSRPTDAGLTNQERRELKKRFDAVSRKLDKTAGEPDRLRAEMAAVDASDYAALMAAQEALDACLAEREALEDEWLELGERLGIE; via the coding sequence GTGGGCATCCTCATCGGCCTTGAGCGCGTGGGGCACGAGTGGCCCGGCAAGCGCGTGCTCGAAGAGCAGACCATCGGCATCAACGAGGGCGAGCGCATCGGCATCGTCGGCCGCAACGGCGACGGCAAGTCCACGTTGCTCGAGATCGTCGGTCAGGCGCTGGAGCCAGACTCCGGCACGGTGACCTGGCGCCGCGGAATCGCCGTGGGCTACCTCGGTCAGGCGGACGAGCTGGACGACAGGGACCCCGTGCGTCGCGCGATCTTCGGGGACGTCCCCGAGTACACGTGGGCCTCGGACGCCCGCATACGCGCGATCCTGGACGAGCTGGTGGGCGACCTCGACCTCGACGGGCTCGTGGGCGAGCTCTCCGGCGGCCAGCGGCGCCGCGCCGATCTCTGCCGCGTGCTCTGCCACACCTGGGACGTCATCCTCATGGACGAGCCCACCAACCACCTCGACCTCGCCGCCATCGAATGGCTGGCCGACCACCTCAAGCGCCGCTGGCCGGCCGGCGAGGGAGCGCTGCTCGTGGTCACCCACGACCGGTGGTTTCTCGACGAGGTCTGCGAGCAGATGTGGGAGGTCCACGACCGGCGAATCGACCCCTTCGAGGGCGGTTACTCCGCCTACATCCAGCAGCGCGTCGAGCGCGAGCGCCAGGCCGCCGTCATTGAGGAGCGCCGCCAGAACACGCTGCGCAAGGAGCTCAACTGGCTCGCGCACGGCGCGAAGGCGCGCACGAGCAAGCCGAAGTTTCGCGTCGAGGCCGCACGCGCCCTCATAGCTGACGACCCGCCGCTCAGAAACCCGCTCGAGCTCAGGCGCCTCGCCGTGAGCCGCCTGGGCAAGCAGGTCATCGAGATGAAGGACGTGAGCTTTGCCTATGCGAACGGCCCGCGCGTGATCGACGACGTCTCGTGGATCGTCGGACCGGGCGACCGCTACGGCATCCTGGGTGCCAACGGGGCGGGCAAGTCCACGCTGCTCGCCCTCATGACGGGCGCGCTCGCGCCCACGTCCGGCACCGTGAAGGTCGGTGCGTCGGTGCGCTTCGGCTTCATGAGCCAGCACCTGGACGCGCTTGGCGAGAGGGACGACTGGCGGGTGCTCGAGGTCCTCGGCCGCTACAAGCGGAGCTACCTCGTCGGCGGCAAGCCGCAGAGTCCCACGCAGCTCATCGAGCGGCTTGGCTTCGAGCAGCGCGAGCTGCAGAGCTTCATACGGGACCTCTCCGGGGGGCAGCGCCGGCGCCTCGCGCTCCTCTGCGTGATCTTGGAGGAGCCCAACGTGCTCGTCCTCGACGAGCCTGGCAACGACCTAGACACGGACATGCTGGCCGTCATGGAGGACCTGCTCGACAGCTGGCCCGGGACGCTGCTTGTGGTGAGCCACGACCGCTACCTCATGGAGCGTGTGACGGACGACCAGTTCGCGCTTCTCGACGGCCGCGTACGCCACGTGCCAGGAGGGGTCGACGAGTACCTGCGCCTCCTTGCCGAGAGGAGCCGCGAGCCGCAGGCGGCGGACGCCGCGCAGAAGGACGGTCCTTCTCGCCCGACCGATGCCGGCCTCACCAACCAGGAGCGTCGCGAGCTCAAGAAGCGCTTCGACGCGGTAAGCCGCAAGCTGGACAAGACGGCGGGAGAGCCCGACCGCCTGCGGGCGGAGATGGCCGCGGTGGACGCGAGCGACTATGCCGCCCTCATGGCTGCGCAGGAGGCGCTTGACGCATGCCTGGCCGAGCGCGAGGCACTCGAGGACGAGTGGCTCGAGCTCGGCGAGCGCCTTGGGATCGAGTGA
- the coaBC gene encoding bifunctional phosphopantothenoylcysteine decarboxylase/phosphopantothenate--cysteine ligase CoaBC: MSAERHERPRRVLLAVCGGIAAYKACEVLRGLQRAGCEVRVTMTADATRFVGDATFEALSGSPVATSLYDWPDSAIPHIALAEWADVAVVVPATANVLAKMACGIADDCLTTTLLACACPVLAAPGMNVHMWQSRATQANVETLRARGVRFVGPDSGRLACGDVGEGKLAGVDEVVGAALALLAPHDLAGLRVLVNAGPTHEAIDPVRYIANRSTGKMGYAVADAAARRGARVTLVSGPVALSTPVGVRRVDVESAAEMHDAMLSEFEDADVAICSAAVADYTPTAPADHKLKKSREHLDAIALAETADILADLCAGKGDRMVVGFAAETDDLLAHASEKLRGKGADLIVANDVSRPESTFGADTNRVALVSEQGVRQLETMPLTDVANAILDSVARELVR, translated from the coding sequence GTGAGCGCCGAGAGGCACGAGCGCCCGCGGCGCGTCCTTCTCGCCGTCTGCGGCGGCATCGCCGCGTACAAGGCCTGCGAGGTGCTGCGCGGCCTCCAGAGGGCCGGCTGCGAGGTGCGCGTGACCATGACCGCGGACGCGACGCGCTTCGTGGGCGACGCGACCTTCGAGGCCCTGTCCGGCTCGCCCGTGGCGACGTCGCTCTACGACTGGCCTGACTCCGCCATCCCTCACATCGCCCTCGCCGAGTGGGCCGACGTTGCCGTTGTCGTGCCGGCGACGGCCAACGTGCTCGCCAAGATGGCCTGCGGCATCGCCGACGACTGCCTCACCACGACGCTGCTGGCCTGCGCCTGCCCCGTGCTCGCGGCCCCCGGCATGAACGTGCACATGTGGCAGAGCCGGGCCACGCAGGCAAACGTCGAGACGCTGCGCGCGCGAGGCGTGCGCTTTGTCGGACCCGACAGCGGACGGCTGGCCTGCGGCGACGTGGGGGAGGGCAAGCTCGCGGGCGTCGACGAGGTCGTGGGCGCCGCGCTTGCGCTTCTCGCCCCGCACGACCTCGCCGGCCTGCGCGTCCTCGTGAACGCGGGACCCACGCACGAGGCGATCGACCCGGTGCGCTACATCGCAAACCGCTCGACCGGCAAGATGGGCTACGCAGTCGCCGACGCCGCCGCGCGCCGCGGGGCCAGGGTCACGCTCGTCTCCGGGCCCGTGGCGCTTTCGACCCCCGTCGGCGTGCGTCGCGTCGACGTCGAGAGCGCCGCGGAGATGCATGACGCGATGCTCTCGGAGTTCGAGGACGCCGACGTGGCGATCTGCAGCGCCGCCGTCGCCGACTACACTCCCACCGCTCCCGCCGACCACAAGCTCAAGAAGAGCCGCGAGCACCTGGACGCGATCGCGCTCGCGGAGACCGCGGACATCCTGGCGGACCTCTGCGCCGGGAAGGGCGACCGCATGGTCGTGGGCTTTGCGGCCGAGACCGACGACCTTCTCGCCCACGCGTCGGAGAAGCTCCGCGGCAAGGGCGCCGACCTCATCGTCGCCAACGACGTGAGCCGACCCGAGTCCACGTTCGGCGCCGACACCAACCGCGTCGCGCTCGTGAGCGAGCAGGGTGTGAGACAGCTCGAGACCATGCCGCTCACCGACGTCGCGAACGCCATCCTTGACAGTGTCGCGAGGGAGCTGGTCCGATGA
- a CDS encoding deoxyribonuclease IV yields MSGLVIGCHLSTAAGYAAMANDAVSIGATTFAFFTRNPRGGNVRALDDADLAAFLATLEEHCIGPLVAHAPYTYNLCSSKPETVEFARRAMREDLARMELLPGHLYNLHPGAHVKQGADVGVRLICEGLNEVLEPGQATTVLLETMAGKGTEVGRSFEELARIIDGVAHDELLGVCLDTCHVADAGYDIVHDLDGVLDEFDRVIGLERLRALHLNDSKNPLGSHKDRHERIGVGALGLGTFRAVVTNPRLEGLPMVLETPQTGLDGWGAEIALLRRLAAGEATA; encoded by the coding sequence ATGAGCGGGCTCGTCATCGGCTGCCACCTCTCGACGGCTGCCGGCTACGCCGCCATGGCGAACGACGCCGTCTCGATCGGCGCGACCACGTTCGCCTTCTTCACGCGCAACCCACGCGGCGGCAACGTCCGCGCGCTCGACGACGCGGATCTCGCGGCGTTCCTCGCCACGCTTGAGGAGCATTGCATCGGCCCGCTCGTGGCCCATGCCCCCTACACCTACAACCTGTGCTCCTCGAAGCCGGAGACCGTCGAGTTCGCCCGGCGCGCGATGCGCGAGGACCTGGCGCGGATGGAGCTCCTGCCCGGGCACCTCTACAACCTCCACCCCGGCGCTCACGTAAAGCAGGGTGCGGACGTGGGGGTTCGTCTCATCTGCGAGGGCCTGAACGAGGTGCTCGAGCCCGGGCAGGCAACGACGGTGCTGCTCGAGACCATGGCGGGCAAGGGGACCGAGGTGGGTCGCAGCTTCGAGGAGCTCGCGCGCATAATCGACGGCGTGGCACATGACGAGCTGCTGGGCGTGTGCCTGGACACCTGCCACGTTGCCGACGCGGGATATGACATCGTGCACGACCTCGACGGCGTGCTCGACGAGTTCGACCGCGTGATCGGCCTGGAGCGCCTGCGCGCCCTGCACCTCAACGACTCCAAGAACCCTCTCGGATCGCACAAGGACCGCCACGAGCGGATAGGGGTGGGCGCGCTCGGCCTCGGGACCTTCCGCGCCGTGGTCACAAACCCGCGCCTGGAGGGCCTGCCCATGGTCCTGGAGACCCCGCAGACGGGGCTCGACGGCTGGGGGGCTGAGATCGCCCTGCTGCGTCGCCTCGCCGCAGGGGAGGCGACGGCATAG
- a CDS encoding MGMT family protein yields MGGVVEESFFERAWDVVRQIPEGRVASYGQVARLMGAPRCARQVGYAMHGSPGVTGGVPCHRVVFADGSLASGFTFGGAGEQRRMLEAEGVRFRPDGRVDMGSFSWEA; encoded by the coding sequence ATGGGAGGTGTCGTGGAGGAGTCGTTCTTCGAGCGGGCGTGGGATGTCGTGAGGCAGATCCCCGAGGGGCGCGTGGCCAGCTACGGGCAGGTGGCACGCCTCATGGGCGCGCCGAGGTGCGCGCGGCAGGTGGGCTATGCGATGCACGGCAGCCCTGGGGTCACCGGCGGCGTGCCCTGCCACCGCGTGGTCTTCGCGGACGGCTCCCTGGCGTCGGGCTTTACCTTCGGCGGCGCGGGCGAGCAGCGCCGCATGCTCGAGGCAGAGGGCGTGCGGTTTCGTCCGGACGGGCGCGTTGACATGGGGAGCTTCTCCTGGGAGGCATAG
- a CDS encoding cysteine desulfurase family protein, with protein MPAQTEYLDFAASAPLRPEALGAERAYEDSAYAGANPNSLHTPGRLAARALDEARREIARALGGGFRPSDVTFTSGGTESNNLAVLGLAEGARARSARRTRVLVSAIEHDSVLDLAGPLRSRGFDVALVRARRDGTVDPSALEEELDETCCLVSVMSANNETGVVQPVAELARLAHAHGALFHTDAVQAFCRVPLDLDDVDAVSVAAHKVGGPVGVGALAVRGRAPLRPQLFGGGQEQGRRAGTQDVRGALGFAAAVRACTGRLDETRALVSERAERLYGRLCAPGSGIFPTTTTRVGVDRLPGIVSVMVPELDSETLILALDQAGFAVSAASACSSGSLDASHVLLAMGIPREQALGSLRVSFDERVGADTLDRFADTLLGIVDERTKGRSLRGR; from the coding sequence ATGCCCGCTCAGACCGAATACCTCGACTTCGCGGCCTCCGCGCCCCTGCGCCCCGAGGCCCTTGGGGCGGAGCGCGCCTACGAGGACTCCGCCTACGCCGGCGCCAACCCCAACTCGCTCCACACGCCCGGGAGGCTCGCCGCGCGCGCCCTCGACGAGGCCCGGCGCGAGATCGCCCGCGCGCTGGGCGGGGGCTTTCGTCCCTCCGACGTGACTTTCACCTCGGGCGGGACCGAGTCCAACAACCTTGCCGTCCTGGGGCTCGCCGAGGGCGCCCGTGCGAGGAGCGCCCGACGCACGCGCGTCCTCGTCTCGGCGATCGAGCATGACTCGGTGCTCGACCTGGCGGGCCCGCTCCGCTCGCGCGGGTTCGACGTCGCGCTCGTGCGCGCCCGGCGCGACGGGACCGTCGATCCCTCGGCACTCGAGGAGGAGCTCGACGAAACGTGCTGCCTCGTCTCCGTCATGAGCGCGAACAACGAGACGGGCGTCGTCCAGCCCGTCGCGGAGCTCGCCCGGCTCGCCCATGCCCATGGCGCGCTCTTTCACACCGACGCTGTCCAGGCGTTCTGCCGTGTCCCGCTCGACCTCGACGACGTTGACGCCGTAAGCGTCGCCGCGCACAAGGTGGGCGGGCCGGTGGGCGTGGGAGCGCTCGCGGTGCGTGGTCGGGCCCCGCTGCGACCCCAGCTCTTCGGGGGCGGACAGGAGCAGGGGAGAAGGGCCGGCACGCAGGACGTTCGCGGCGCCCTTGGCTTTGCGGCGGCCGTGCGGGCCTGCACGGGGCGCCTTGACGAGACCCGCGCGCTCGTCTCCGAGCGCGCCGAGCGCCTCTACGGGCGCCTCTGTGCGCCGGGAAGCGGCATCTTCCCAACCACCACGACCCGAGTCGGCGTGGACCGCCTCCCGGGGATCGTCAGCGTCATGGTGCCAGAGCTCGACTCGGAGACGCTCATCCTCGCGCTCGACCAGGCGGGATTCGCGGTGTCCGCCGCGTCTGCCTGCTCCTCCGGATCGCTTGACGCGAGCCATGTCCTTCTCGCCATGGGGATTCCCCGCGAGCAGGCGCTGGGCTCGCTCCGGGTCTCCTTCGACGAGCGGGTGGGCGCCGACACGCTCGACCGCTTCGCCGACACGCTCCTTGGAATCGTCGACGAGCGCACGAAGGGGCGCTCGCTGAGAGGAAGGTAA
- a CDS encoding zinc ribbon domain-containing protein, which produces MTEATALTKLQEVDLALLKHASTLSAMPQRKRLKTIELAKRKVASELTGIVGQRKDVETEIADAEEALAHYREKTVEVQAAADAGDHTHREIRDFEQQLTSLAKRIEKSEFTLGPLRERLGRLERAERNARLTAERLDAERASTESDLAEGSATLRADIVRLSRERDELAARLPSGLLERYEAARRRFKGLAVERLRGNVPSVCRVSLQPSQFHDLAQGDEITECPYCHRILITSEEDQA; this is translated from the coding sequence ATGACCGAAGCCACGGCACTCACCAAGCTCCAGGAGGTCGACCTCGCGCTGCTCAAGCATGCCTCGACCCTCTCCGCCATGCCGCAGCGCAAGCGCCTCAAGACGATCGAGCTCGCAAAGCGAAAGGTCGCCTCGGAGCTCACCGGCATCGTCGGGCAGCGCAAGGACGTCGAGACCGAGATCGCCGACGCCGAGGAGGCGCTCGCGCACTACCGCGAGAAGACCGTCGAGGTCCAGGCGGCCGCCGACGCCGGCGACCACACGCACCGCGAGATCCGCGACTTCGAGCAGCAGCTCACCTCGCTTGCGAAGCGCATAGAGAAGTCAGAGTTCACGCTCGGGCCCCTGCGCGAGCGGCTGGGGAGGCTCGAGCGCGCCGAGCGCAACGCGCGCCTCACCGCCGAGCGCCTCGACGCCGAGCGGGCGAGCACCGAGTCCGACCTCGCGGAGGGCTCTGCCACGCTGCGCGCCGACATCGTCAGGCTGTCCCGCGAGCGCGACGAGCTCGCCGCGCGGCTGCCGAGCGGGCTGCTCGAGCGCTACGAGGCCGCGCGCAGGCGCTTCAAGGGGCTTGCCGTCGAGCGCCTCCGCGGCAACGTGCCGTCGGTGTGCCGCGTGAGCCTTCAGCCGAGCCAGTTCCACGACCTCGCACAGGGCGACGAGATCACGGAGTGCCCGTACTGCCACCGCATACTCATCACCTCAGAGGAGGACCAGGCGTGA